The Halomonas sp. 7T genome contains a region encoding:
- the ilvD gene encoding dihydroxy-acid dehydratase, with the protein MTEPTNHNTRRHSATVVDGPGKAASRAMLRAVGFNDDDFQKPQVGVASTWSMVTPCNSHIGELAEFARDGADAAGGKGVIFNTITISDGIANGTEGMKYSLVSREVIADSIETVAGCEGFDGLVAIGGCDKNMPGCVMGLARLDRPSVFVYGGTIMPGKGHTDIVSVFEAMGAHSRGDIDLIELKNIEETAIPGPGSCGGMYTANTMASAIEALGMSLPGSSAQNAISQEKRDDCKAAGEAVLALLAQDIKPSDIMTREAFENAITVVIALGGSTNAVLHLIGMARTIGVELTLADFTEIGKRVPVLADLRPSGHYMMSELVAIGGIQPLMKILLDAGLLNGNCLTVTGKTLAENLADVEPYPMDQQIIAPLGNPIKAESHLRILFGNLAPEGAVAKITGKEGTRFSGSARVFGSEEEAQARINDGTVVAGDVVVIRYEGPKGGPGMREMLTPTSAIMGRGLGNDVALITDGRFSGGSHGFVVGHVSPEAFDGGPLALVEDGDAITIDAEADTIDVHISDEEMMRRRAAWQQPAPRYTRGVLAKYAKLVSSASTGAVTDQE; encoded by the coding sequence ATGACCGAGCCGACCAATCATAATACCCGCCGCCATTCTGCCACCGTTGTAGATGGCCCCGGTAAAGCGGCTAGCCGCGCCATGCTGCGCGCCGTGGGCTTCAACGATGACGATTTTCAAAAGCCCCAGGTGGGCGTTGCCTCTACCTGGAGCATGGTGACGCCGTGTAACAGCCATATCGGTGAGCTGGCGGAGTTTGCCCGGGATGGGGCCGATGCCGCAGGCGGCAAAGGGGTGATTTTTAATACCATCACTATTTCCGACGGCATTGCCAACGGCACCGAAGGTATGAAGTACTCGCTGGTCTCGCGGGAAGTGATCGCGGATTCGATTGAAACCGTGGCGGGCTGCGAAGGGTTCGATGGCTTGGTCGCGATTGGCGGCTGCGATAAAAACATGCCGGGATGCGTGATGGGCTTAGCGCGGCTCGACCGCCCCAGCGTGTTCGTTTACGGCGGCACCATTATGCCCGGCAAAGGGCACACCGATATTGTCTCGGTGTTTGAAGCGATGGGCGCCCATTCCCGTGGCGACATCGATCTGATCGAGCTGAAAAACATCGAAGAGACCGCGATTCCTGGCCCTGGCTCCTGCGGGGGCATGTACACCGCCAACACCATGGCCTCGGCCATTGAGGCGCTGGGGATGAGCCTGCCGGGTAGCTCGGCACAGAACGCGATTTCCCAAGAGAAACGCGACGACTGCAAAGCTGCTGGTGAAGCCGTGCTGGCGCTGCTGGCTCAAGACATCAAACCTTCCGATATCATGACCCGCGAGGCGTTCGAGAACGCGATTACGGTGGTGATTGCGCTGGGTGGTTCCACCAACGCCGTACTGCACTTGATAGGCATGGCGCGCACCATCGGAGTTGAGCTGACGCTTGCCGATTTCACCGAGATTGGTAAGCGCGTGCCGGTGCTGGCCGACCTGCGCCCCAGCGGCCACTACATGATGAGCGAGCTGGTGGCGATTGGCGGTATTCAGCCGCTGATGAAAATCCTGCTGGACGCTGGGCTGCTCAACGGCAACTGCTTAACCGTGACCGGTAAAACGCTGGCAGAAAACCTCGCTGACGTTGAACCGTATCCCATGGATCAGCAGATCATCGCGCCGCTGGGTAACCCGATTAAAGCTGAAAGCCACCTGCGTATTCTGTTCGGTAACTTAGCGCCGGAAGGGGCCGTGGCGAAAATCACCGGTAAAGAGGGCACGCGCTTTAGCGGCTCGGCGCGGGTGTTTGGCTCGGAAGAAGAGGCCCAGGCACGCATCAACGATGGCACCGTGGTGGCGGGTGATGTGGTAGTGATTCGCTATGAAGGCCCGAAAGGCGGCCCTGGTATGCGCGAAATGCTCACGCCTACTTCCGCGATTATGGGGCGTGGCTTGGGTAACGATGTGGCGCTGATTACCGATGGCCGCTTCTCCGGCGGCAGCCACGGTTTTGTAGTCGGGCACGTCTCACCGGAAGCGTTTGATGGTGGCCCGCTGGCGCTGGTAGAAGATGGCGATGCCATCACCATCGATGCCGAAGCGGACACCATTGATGTGCATATCAGTGACGAGGAGATGATGCGCCGCCGCGCGGCTTGGCAGCAGCCAGCACCTCGCTATACGCGCGGTGTACTGGCGAAGTACGCCAAGTTGGTCAGCTCTGCTAGCACGGGTGCAGTGACCGATCAGGAGTAG
- a CDS encoding molybdopterin dinucleotide binding domain-containing protein, translating to MANKQPMREVFSEQEWPLLAFSFKSNLMNSYAIGNERLRMIKPYNPVQMHRQDAERFGIQHGDTIRIESPGGSVVGLALVSESVVPGALGIEHGYGHKDLGATPHIIDGQSQPDMPWMRAGININDLGFKDPTRNVDGTWLEPISGASVRQGLPVKVSRV from the coding sequence ATGGCGAATAAGCAGCCCATGCGTGAGGTGTTCTCAGAGCAAGAGTGGCCGCTGTTGGCGTTCTCATTCAAGTCTAACCTGATGAACTCCTACGCCATTGGTAACGAGCGGCTGCGGATGATCAAGCCCTATAACCCCGTGCAAATGCACCGCCAAGACGCCGAGCGCTTTGGTATTCAGCATGGCGACACCATTCGCATTGAAAGCCCCGGCGGCAGCGTGGTGGGGCTAGCCCTGGTAAGCGAAAGCGTTGTGCCCGGCGCCCTGGGTATTGAACACGGCTACGGGCATAAAGATTTAGGCGCCACGCCGCACATCATTGACGGGCAATCCCAGCCCGATATGCCCTGGATGCGCGCAGGCATCAACATCAACGACCTGGGCTTCAAAGACCCCACGCGCAACGTGGATGGCACTTGGCTAGAACCGATTAGCGGCGCCAGCGTGCGCCAAGGCTTGCCGGTTAAAGTGAGCCGCGTGTAA
- the chrA gene encoding chromate efflux transporter, with product MSVESQTQGRASEVFWAFLALGLTSFGGPVAHLGYFRTAFVERRKWLSEQAYADLVALCQFLPGPASSQVGFALGLMRAGPWGAAMAWLAFTLPSALVLALFAMGAAVLEGPIASGIIHGLKIVAVAIVAHAVWGMARNLCPDKTRAGIALAAVFAVVIVSGPLGQVSAIVLGGLVGLLLCRESAQGELADSLHFAVSRKVGMISLGLFVALLVLLPLLAGGAMWLAVSDAFYRSGALVFGGGHVVLPLLEAEVVQSGWVTADEFLAGYGAAQAVPGPLFTFATYLGALLPGLPSVIGALLALLAIFVPGFLLLVGVLPFWNHFRRWGSAQALMRGANAAVVGILAAALFNPVWTSAIVGPYEFALALTGFLLLTIWKLPAWVVVIVVALGGVVITI from the coding sequence ATGTCGGTAGAGAGTCAGACTCAAGGGCGAGCCAGTGAAGTGTTTTGGGCGTTTTTAGCACTGGGGCTAACCTCCTTTGGCGGGCCGGTGGCGCACCTTGGCTACTTTCGCACGGCGTTTGTAGAGCGCCGAAAGTGGCTCAGCGAGCAGGCCTACGCGGATTTAGTCGCGTTGTGCCAGTTTTTGCCGGGGCCAGCGAGTAGCCAAGTAGGCTTTGCGTTGGGCTTAATGCGCGCAGGCCCTTGGGGGGCGGCCATGGCGTGGCTGGCATTCACGCTGCCTTCTGCCCTGGTATTGGCGCTGTTTGCCATGGGCGCGGCAGTGCTGGAGGGTCCGATTGCCAGTGGCATTATTCATGGCTTGAAGATTGTTGCTGTGGCCATTGTGGCCCATGCGGTGTGGGGCATGGCGCGAAACCTTTGCCCAGATAAAACCCGTGCAGGTATTGCGCTTGCGGCGGTGTTTGCGGTGGTTATCGTGAGCGGGCCGTTGGGACAGGTGAGTGCGATTGTGCTGGGTGGTTTGGTGGGGCTGCTGCTTTGCCGTGAAAGCGCTCAAGGGGAGCTGGCGGACTCGTTACATTTTGCGGTGTCCCGTAAAGTAGGCATGATTTCCCTAGGGCTTTTTGTTGCGCTGCTGGTGCTATTGCCGCTACTGGCCGGTGGCGCTATGTGGCTCGCCGTGTCGGATGCCTTCTACCGTTCGGGCGCGCTGGTGTTTGGCGGTGGACATGTCGTCTTGCCGCTGCTGGAAGCCGAAGTGGTTCAGTCAGGCTGGGTGACTGCGGATGAGTTCTTGGCTGGCTATGGGGCTGCGCAGGCAGTGCCGGGGCCACTGTTCACCTTTGCTACCTACCTGGGGGCGTTGCTGCCGGGGTTGCCCAGCGTGATTGGCGCACTGTTGGCGCTGCTGGCGATTTTTGTACCGGGCTTTTTGCTGTTGGTCGGCGTGCTGCCGTTTTGGAACCATTTTCGCCGGTGGGGCAGCGCTCAAGCACTCATGCGCGGTGCCAATGCGGCGGTAGTGGGTATTTTAGCGGCAGCGCTGTTCAACCCCGTGTGGACTAGCGCCATTGTAGGGCCTTACGAGTTTGCGCTAGCACTCACTGGATTCTTACTGTTAACCATCTGGAAGCTGCCTGCCTGGGTCGTTGTGATCGTCGTCGCATTGGGCGGGGTAGTGATCACGATTTAG